A genomic region of Apteryx mantelli isolate bAptMan1 chromosome 12, bAptMan1.hap1, whole genome shotgun sequence contains the following coding sequences:
- the LOC136993214 gene encoding hyaluronidase-4-like — translation MATFMVRPRAPVQHPAAQPGSVEKLQGQDQLRSTRTTGIRRGNGGDWEPPSWQRALRGGDESRRCPVAWLVPSKAAVPPTWGSAKRTPQCSCSAPSLASLALGPHHCLLLLLLLPCLRLPAAAALKPALAPIIQDRPFLVAWNAPSTRCLSAYDVPLNLDAFGILVNRREAFAGGNITIFYYDQLGLYPYYQNGSVPPTAVNGGCPQNASLQDHLGKMVKDILRTMPSESFAGLAVIDWENWRPLWIRNWDKKNIYRSMSAQLVRRGNPGWTDEQVDLRAKWEFEKAAVNFMSETLKLARSLRPRGWWGYYLFPDCYNYHYWDDFGGYTGHCPPLEVQRNNKLLWLWEQSKALYPSIYMEEVLRDSPQGERFVGAKLSEALRVAELPSAQHSLPVFAYARPFYTYTLKELSQADLVHTIGQAAAAGAHGVVLWGDVEYSRNRSNCQKIRDYLLGTLGPYIVNVTLAAQLCSRHVCHGHGRCLRRRAGSDAYLHLDAGSFHIHVAAEGGRARVAVRGAPSRRQTERMARDFACHCYQGWRGQRCRAASSRGSRAAAASRRGPAAAAAALLAWALLSAP, via the exons ATGGCTACGTTCATGGTACGGCCCCGTGCACCGGTGCAGCACCCAGCAGCCCAGCCAGGCTCAGTGGAGAAGCTGCAGGGTCAAGACCAGCTTCGCTCCACCAGGACCACCGGGATTAGAAGGGGCAACGGGGGAGACTGGGAGCCACCTTCGTGGCAGCGAGCCCTGCGGGGTGGTGACGAGAGCCGGCGGTGCCCGGTAGCCTGGCTGGTGCCCAGTAAGGCAGCCGTGCCCCCGACATGGGG CAGTGCCAAGCGAACGCCGCAATGCTCCTGCTCGGCCCCGTCCCTGGCCTCGCTGGCCCTGGGGCCGCACCactgcctcctcctgctgctcctcctgccgTGCCTGCGCCTGCCCGCTGCTGCCGCGCTGAAGCCCGCGCTGGCCCCCATCATCCAGGACCGGCCATTCCTGGTGGCCTGGAACGCCCCCAGCACGCGGTGCCTGAGCGCCTACGACGTGCCCCTCAACCTGGACGCCTTCGGCATCCTGGTGAACCGGCGGGAGGCCTTCGCCGGGGGCAACATCACCATCTTCTACTACGACCAGCTGGGGCTCTACCCCTACTACCAGAACGGCTCCGTGCCCCCCACTGCCGTCAACGGGGGCTGCCCCCAGAACGCCAGCCTGCAGGACCACCTGGGCAAGATGGTGAAGGACATCCTGCGGACCATGCCCTCCGAGAGCTTCGCCGGGCTGGCCGTCATCGACTGGGAGAACTGGAGGCCCCTGTGGATCCGGAACTGGGACAAGAAGAACATCTACCGGAGCATGTCCGCCCAGCTGGTGAGGCGGGGCAACCCCGGCTGGACCGACGAGCAGGTGGATTTGCGGGCCAAGTGGGAGTTTGAGAAGGCCGCCGTCAACTTCATGTCGGAGACGCTCAAACTGGCGCGGTCGCTGCGCCCCCGGGGCTGGTGGGGCTACTACCTCTTCCCGGACTGCTACAACTACCACTACTGGGACGACTTTGGGGGCTACACGGGGCACTGCCCCCCCTTGGAGGTGCAGCGAAACAACAAGCTGCTGTGGCTGTGGGAGCAGAGCAAGGCGCTCTACCCCTCCATCTACATGGAGGAGGTGCTCCGCGACTCCCCGCAGGGCGAGCGGTTCGTGGGCGCCAAGCTGAGCGAGGCGCTGCGCGTGGCGGAGCTGCCGTCGGCCCAGCACTCGCTGCCCGTCTTCGCCTACGCCCGGCCCTTCTACACCTACACGCTGAAGGAGCTGAGCCAG GCGGACCTGGTGCACACCATCGGgcaggcggccgccgcgggggcccaCGGCGTCGTCCTCTGGGGAGACGTGGAGTACTCGCGCAACCGG AGCAACTGCCAGAAGATCCGCGACTACCTGCTGGGCACCCTGGGCCCCTACATCGTCAACGTGACGCTGGCGGCCCAGCTGTGCAGCCGGCACGTGTGCCACGGCcacggccgctgcctccgccggCGCGCCGGCTCGGACGCCTACCTGCACCTGGACGCCGGCTCCTTCCACATCCACGTGGCGGCCGAGGGTGGGCGGGCGCGGGTGGCGGTGCGCGGGGCGCCGAGCCGCCGGCAGACAGAGCGCATGGCGCGCGACTTCGCCTGCCACTGCTACCAGGGCTGgcgggggcagcgctgccgggccgccagctcccggggctcccgcgccgcagccgccagccgccggggtcccgccgcggccgcggccgccctgctGGCCTGGGCGCTGCTCTCGGCACCCTGA